One stretch of Sulfuricystis multivorans DNA includes these proteins:
- a CDS encoding flagellar protein FliT, translating into MHAMPAPLEIYEQMCALSARMVEAARANDWDRLIALERAVAELRESLLQNGDTGFDRPEDALRRRALIRRILEDDAEVRRHTEPWMEKVRRFLTGNAPPIDRACGTGH; encoded by the coding sequence ATGCACGCAATGCCCGCTCCGCTCGAAATCTATGAACAGATGTGCGCCCTGTCTGCCCGGATGGTGGAGGCGGCGCGCGCCAACGACTGGGACCGCCTGATCGCGCTCGAACGCGCGGTGGCCGAGCTGCGCGAATCGCTGTTGCAAAACGGCGATACCGGCTTCGACCGCCCGGAAGACGCCCTGCGCCGCCGCGCACTGATCCGCCGCATCCTCGAAGACGATGCCGAGGTGCGCCGCCATACCGAGCCGTGGATGGAAAAAGTGCGGCGTTTCCTGACCGGCAACGCACCGCCGATCGACCGCGCCTGCGGCACCGGCCACTGA
- a CDS encoding SDR family oxidoreductase — protein MDLGIRGKRALVCAASKGLGRACALALAAEGVAVTIVARGEAALQTTLAELQKVGAGGNEDVPPDADSLRKVGAGGTAHQAVMADITTPEGRKKALAACPDPDILVTNAGGPPPGDFRDWTREDWIRALDANMLTPIELIKATVDGMIARRFGRIVNITSAAVKAPIDVLGLSNGARAGLTGFVAGLARKTVRYNVTINNLLPGLFDTDRIRNVVGAQAQAKGMSYDEALAERIANIPAGRIGDPTEFGAACAFLCSAQAGYITGQNWLLDGGAYPGTF, from the coding sequence TTGGATCTCGGCATTCGCGGTAAACGCGCGCTGGTCTGCGCGGCGAGCAAAGGCTTGGGGCGCGCCTGCGCACTGGCATTGGCGGCGGAGGGGGTTGCGGTGACGATCGTCGCGCGCGGCGAGGCGGCCTTGCAAACGACTCTGGCCGAACTGCAAAAAGTCGGCGCTGGCGGAAATGAGGACGTCCCGCCGGACGCCGACTCACTTCGAAAAGTCGGCGCTGGCGGGACGGCACACCAAGCGGTGATGGCCGACATCACGACTCCGGAAGGGCGGAAGAAGGCTCTGGCAGCCTGCCCCGACCCGGACATCCTCGTCACCAACGCAGGCGGGCCGCCACCCGGCGATTTCCGCGACTGGACGCGCGAGGACTGGATCAGGGCGCTCGATGCGAACATGCTCACGCCGATCGAACTCATCAAAGCGACGGTGGATGGCATGATCGCGCGCCGCTTCGGCCGCATCGTCAACATCACCTCGGCGGCGGTGAAGGCGCCGATCGACGTGCTGGGGCTCTCGAACGGCGCACGCGCGGGGCTGACCGGCTTCGTCGCCGGCTTGGCGAGGAAGACCGTGCGCTACAACGTGACGATCAACAACCTGCTGCCGGGGCTGTTCGACACCGACCGCATCCGCAACGTGGTCGGCGCACAGGCCCAGGCCAAGGGGATGTCGTACGATGAGGCGCTCGCCGAGCGCATCGCGAACATTCCCGCCGGCCGCATCGGCGATCCGACCGAGTTCGGCGCCGCCTGCGCTTTTCTGTGCAGCGCGCAGGCGGGCTACATCACCGGGCAGAACTGGCTGCTCGATGGCGGCGCGTATCCCGGAACGTTTTGA
- a CDS encoding acyl-CoA dehydrogenase: MAKHTFSWEDPLLLDEQLSEEERMVQDTARRYAQEKLAPRALEAFRNEHTDPAIFREMGEMGLLGCTLPADYGCAGMNYVCYGLIAREIERVDSGFRSMMSVQSSLVMLPIFEFGTAAQKEKYLPKLATGEWVGCFGLTEPNHGSDPASMETRARKVQGGWKLTGAKMWITNSPIADIYVVWAKDDEGRIRGFVLEKGMKGLSAPAIHGKVGLRTSITGEIVMDEVFVPEENAFPEIRGLKGPFTCLNSARYGIAWGALGAAEFCWHTARQYTLDRHQFGRPLAATQLIQKKLADMQTEIALGLQACLRLGRLKDEGRDSPEMTSLLKRNSCGKALEIARTARDMLGGNGISDEFGVIRHMVNLEVVNTYEGTHDIHALILGRAQTGIAAF; this comes from the coding sequence ATGGCCAAGCATACCTTCAGTTGGGAGGATCCGCTGCTGCTCGATGAGCAGCTGAGTGAAGAAGAACGCATGGTGCAGGATACCGCTCGGCGCTATGCGCAGGAAAAACTCGCGCCACGCGCCCTCGAGGCCTTCCGCAACGAGCACACCGACCCGGCGATCTTCCGCGAGATGGGCGAGATGGGCCTGCTCGGCTGCACGCTGCCGGCCGACTATGGTTGCGCGGGGATGAATTACGTCTGCTATGGGCTCATCGCGCGCGAGATCGAGCGCGTCGATTCCGGCTTTCGCTCGATGATGAGCGTGCAGTCCTCGCTGGTGATGCTGCCGATCTTCGAATTCGGTACCGCCGCGCAGAAAGAGAAATATCTGCCCAAGCTGGCGACGGGCGAGTGGGTGGGCTGCTTTGGGCTCACCGAGCCCAACCACGGTTCCGACCCCGCGAGTATGGAGACGCGCGCGCGCAAGGTCCAAGGCGGCTGGAAGCTCACGGGAGCCAAGATGTGGATCACCAACAGCCCGATCGCCGACATCTATGTCGTCTGGGCCAAGGACGATGAAGGCCGAATCCGCGGCTTCGTGCTGGAAAAAGGCATGAAGGGCCTATCCGCGCCGGCGATCCACGGCAAGGTGGGCCTGCGCACCTCGATCACCGGCGAGATCGTGATGGACGAGGTGTTCGTGCCGGAAGAAAATGCCTTTCCGGAGATTCGCGGCCTCAAGGGACCCTTCACCTGCCTCAACTCGGCGCGCTACGGCATCGCCTGGGGCGCTCTGGGTGCCGCCGAATTCTGTTGGCATACGGCGCGGCAATACACGTTGGACCGCCACCAATTCGGCCGGCCGCTCGCTGCGACCCAGCTGATCCAGAAGAAGCTCGCCGACATGCAGACGGAAATCGCGCTCGGCCTGCAAGCTTGCTTGCGTCTGGGACGCCTGAAAGACGAGGGGCGCGATAGTCCCGAGATGACTTCGCTCTTGAAGCGCAATTCCTGCGGCAAGGCGCTCGAGATCGCCCGCACAGCGCGCGACATGCTCGGCGGTAACGGCATCTCGGACGAATTCGGCGTGATCCGCCACATGGTGAATCTGGAAGTGGTGAACACCTACGAGGGCACGCACGACATCCATGCGCTGATCCTCGGTCGTGCGCAAACGGGCATCGCCGCGTTCTGA
- a CDS encoding CaiB/BaiF CoA transferase family protein, with translation MRKRASPRSDLTMGALSGLKVLDLSRVLAGPWATQLLADLGAEVIKVERPGTGDDTRHWGPPWLEDAKGEATAAYYLCTNRNKRSLTVDFTQAEGQAIVKRLAQEADVVVENFKVGGLKPYGLDYASLKALNPRLIYCSITGFGQDGPYAGRAGYDFLIQGMGGLMSITGRADGEEGAGPQKVGVALTDILTGLYAAVGILAVLQHRQQSGEGQYLDLALLDVQVACLANQALNYLVSGVAPKRMGNAHPNIVPYQDFPTADGDMILAIGNDAQFARFCAVAGHPEWAHDARFATNAARVEHRAVLIPLIRQTTVMKTTDAWIAALEAANVPCGPINDLASVFADPQVRHRGMALRLPQSGGVDVPQVANPLKLSATPVAYRRVPPSLGADTDAILAELGYDSVTIARLRAAGVI, from the coding sequence GTGCGCAAACGGGCATCGCCGCGTTCTGATCTGACGATGGGCGCGCTCTCCGGCTTGAAGGTGCTCGACCTCTCCCGGGTACTCGCGGGGCCCTGGGCGACGCAGCTCCTCGCCGATCTCGGCGCCGAGGTGATCAAGGTCGAGCGCCCCGGCACGGGGGATGATACGCGCCACTGGGGCCCGCCCTGGCTCGAGGACGCAAAGGGAGAAGCAACCGCCGCCTATTACCTGTGCACCAACCGCAACAAACGCTCGCTGACGGTCGATTTCACGCAGGCGGAGGGCCAGGCGATCGTGAAACGGCTAGCGCAGGAGGCCGATGTCGTGGTCGAGAACTTCAAGGTCGGCGGGCTAAAGCCTTACGGCCTCGACTACGCAAGCCTGAAGGCGCTCAACCCGCGGCTGATCTACTGCTCGATCACCGGCTTCGGCCAGGATGGCCCCTATGCAGGGCGCGCCGGCTACGACTTCTTGATCCAGGGCATGGGCGGGCTGATGAGCATCACCGGCCGTGCCGATGGCGAGGAGGGCGCCGGCCCGCAGAAGGTCGGCGTCGCGCTCACCGACATTCTCACCGGACTCTACGCCGCCGTCGGCATCCTCGCCGTGCTCCAGCATCGTCAGCAAAGCGGCGAGGGTCAATACCTCGATCTGGCCTTGCTCGACGTGCAGGTCGCGTGTCTGGCCAACCAGGCGCTGAACTACCTCGTCTCGGGCGTCGCGCCGAAGCGGATGGGCAATGCGCATCCGAACATCGTGCCCTACCAGGATTTCCCGACCGCCGATGGCGACATGATCCTCGCCATCGGCAACGATGCCCAGTTCGCGCGCTTTTGCGCCGTCGCCGGCCATCCGGAATGGGCGCATGATGCACGCTTCGCCACCAATGCCGCGCGGGTCGAGCATCGCGCGGTGCTGATTCCGCTGATCCGCCAGACGACCGTGATGAAGACTACCGACGCCTGGATCGCCGCGCTCGAAGCCGCCAATGTCCCTTGCGGGCCGATCAACGATCTGGCGAGCGTCTTTGCCGACCCGCAGGTGCGTCATCGCGGGATGGCGTTGCGCCTGCCGCAGTCCGGCGGCGTCGACGTGCCGCAGGTCGCCAATCCATTGAAATTGTCCGCTACCCCGGTCGCCTACCGCCGCGTACCGCCGTCTCTGGGTGCCGACACCGACGCGATCCTCGCCGAACTCGGCTACGATAGCGTCACTATCGCCCGCCTGCGCGCCGCAGGTGTGATCTGA
- a CDS encoding TAXI family TRAP transporter solute-binding subunit: MKLRSLLAASALLLSAVTSHAAEFINVLTGGTSGVYYPLGVALSQIYAKAMPDAKTSAQVTKASAENLNLLQAGKGEVGFSLGDAFSDAWKGDAEAGFKAPLNKLRTLAAIYPNYIQIVANADSGIKTLADLKGKKVAVGAPKSGTELNARAIFKAAGMSYQDFAKVEYLPFGESVELIKNRQLDATLISAGLGVAAVRDLASAVKIVIVPVPADVVAKINDAAYQAGTIPANTYNGQTADVPTVAIQNFLVTHEGVPTETVYKMTKALFENLDQMVAAHGAAKAIKLENAAKAPPAPLHPGAEKYYREKGIIK; encoded by the coding sequence ATGAAACTGCGTTCCCTGCTTGCTGCATCCGCCCTGCTGCTTTCCGCTGTCACCAGTCATGCCGCCGAATTCATCAACGTGCTGACCGGCGGCACCAGCGGCGTCTATTACCCGCTCGGCGTCGCGCTGTCGCAGATCTATGCGAAGGCGATGCCCGACGCGAAGACCTCGGCGCAGGTCACCAAGGCGAGTGCCGAGAATCTGAACCTGTTGCAGGCGGGCAAGGGTGAGGTCGGCTTCTCGCTCGGCGATGCGTTTTCCGATGCCTGGAAGGGCGATGCCGAAGCCGGTTTCAAGGCGCCTTTGAACAAGCTGCGCACGCTCGCCGCGATCTATCCGAACTACATCCAGATCGTCGCCAATGCCGACTCCGGCATCAAGACGCTGGCCGACTTGAAAGGTAAGAAGGTCGCGGTCGGCGCGCCGAAGAGCGGCACGGAGCTCAACGCCCGCGCGATCTTCAAGGCCGCCGGCATGAGCTATCAGGATTTCGCGAAGGTCGAGTATCTGCCGTTCGGCGAATCGGTCGAGTTGATCAAGAACCGCCAGCTCGATGCGACATTGATCTCGGCCGGTCTTGGGGTGGCCGCGGTGCGCGACCTGGCCAGCGCGGTGAAGATCGTCATCGTGCCGGTGCCCGCCGACGTCGTCGCGAAAATCAACGATGCCGCCTATCAGGCCGGCACGATCCCGGCGAACACCTACAACGGCCAAACGGCCGATGTGCCGACCGTGGCGATCCAGAACTTCCTCGTCACTCATGAAGGCGTGCCCACCGAGACGGTCTATAAGATGACCAAGGCGCTCTTCGAGAACCTCGACCAGATGGTTGCCGCACATGGCGCGGCGAAAGCGATCAAGCTCGAAAACGCTGCGAAGGCGCCACCCGCGCCGCTGCATCCCGGTGCCGAGAAGTACTACCGCGAAAAGGGCATCATCAAGTAA
- a CDS encoding TRAP transporter permease gives MRGAASAPDHGLPDVSEHGITRRLGGWALALFAAFALAFSTYQLVVAAFHPFSSLVTRALHVGFLLALTFLLYPSFKSSAKLSKLGTGDTALAVGAFLLSTYQWVFEGALVQRAGEPTVADLWVGSAMILLVFEAARRIMGLALPIVCGAFLLYGLFGQYLPGSLAHRGFDFAQLVDQLAFGTEGIFGIPTLVSATYIFLFILFGSFLEHAGMIHLFNSIALGFVGHTKGGAAKVSVLSSGLMGTISGSGVANVLTTGQFTIPLMKRFGYSGVFAGAVEATSSMGGQIMPPVMGAVAFIMAENLNVPYAEIVKAALIPACLYYATVFWMVHLEAGRKKLTGLPKEECPNPWRAMRSQWYLLLPLAALVWMLFAGYTPMYSGMVGLALTAILILGAAIAARLSSTAFRYVFWLAVGLSAATLVKWGVYPVLAVIAALTALALSVKGGRHTLNLLRDSLIDGARQALPVGVACAIVGVIIGVLTLTGAASSFAGFILQVGEKSLFLSLVLTMLVCLVLGMGIPTIPNYIITSAIAAPALLKLGVPLIVSHMFVFYFGIMADLTPPVALAAFAASSIAKEAPLKIGVKAVQVAIAGFVVPYMAVYDKALMLQGDPSLPAIIWVVFKALVAIALWGAAAIGYLAAPLSTWERILAAAGAFLLVAALPLTDELGLALAALFVVLHWRRVKVGAGQTAA, from the coding sequence ATGCGTGGCGCAGCCAGTGCTCCGGACCACGGCCTGCCCGACGTTTCCGAGCACGGCATCACGCGCCGGCTCGGCGGCTGGGCGCTCGCGCTCTTTGCCGCGTTCGCGCTGGCGTTTTCGACCTATCAGCTCGTCGTCGCCGCTTTCCACCCATTCTCGAGCCTGGTCACGCGCGCGCTGCATGTCGGCTTCCTGCTCGCGCTGACCTTCCTCCTCTATCCGTCGTTCAAGAGCAGCGCGAAACTTTCCAAACTCGGCACTGGCGATACGGCACTTGCGGTCGGCGCATTCCTGCTGTCGACTTATCAGTGGGTGTTCGAAGGCGCGCTGGTGCAGCGCGCCGGCGAACCGACCGTCGCCGACTTGTGGGTCGGCAGCGCGATGATCCTCCTCGTCTTCGAGGCGGCGCGCCGCATCATGGGGCTGGCGCTGCCGATCGTCTGCGGTGCCTTCTTGCTCTATGGCCTGTTCGGCCAATATCTGCCCGGTAGCCTTGCCCACCGCGGCTTCGATTTCGCCCAGCTCGTCGATCAGCTCGCGTTTGGCACCGAGGGCATCTTCGGCATTCCGACGCTGGTTTCCGCGACCTACATCTTCCTGTTCATCCTGTTCGGCAGCTTCCTCGAACATGCCGGGATGATCCACCTGTTCAACTCGATCGCGCTCGGTTTCGTCGGCCACACCAAAGGCGGCGCGGCGAAGGTGTCGGTGCTCTCGTCCGGCCTGATGGGTACGATCTCCGGCTCGGGTGTGGCCAATGTGCTGACCACCGGGCAGTTCACGATCCCGCTGATGAAGCGCTTCGGCTATTCCGGCGTGTTCGCCGGCGCGGTCGAGGCGACCTCCAGCATGGGTGGCCAGATCATGCCGCCGGTGATGGGCGCGGTCGCCTTCATCATGGCCGAAAACCTCAATGTCCCTTATGCCGAGATCGTCAAGGCGGCGCTGATTCCCGCCTGTCTCTACTACGCGACGGTGTTCTGGATGGTGCATCTCGAAGCCGGGCGCAAGAAGCTGACCGGTTTGCCGAAAGAGGAATGCCCGAATCCGTGGCGTGCGATGCGCAGCCAATGGTATCTGCTGCTGCCGCTCGCGGCGCTGGTCTGGATGCTGTTTGCCGGTTACACACCGATGTATTCGGGCATGGTCGGCTTGGCGCTCACCGCGATCCTGATCCTCGGCGCCGCGATCGCCGCGCGGCTGTCATCCACCGCCTTCCGCTATGTGTTCTGGCTGGCGGTGGGGCTTTCCGCCGCGACGCTGGTCAAATGGGGCGTCTATCCGGTGCTGGCGGTGATTGCGGCGCTCACCGCCTTAGCGCTTTCCGTGAAGGGTGGCCGCCATACCTTGAACCTCCTACGCGACAGCCTGATCGATGGCGCGCGCCAGGCGCTGCCGGTCGGCGTCGCCTGCGCGATCGTCGGCGTGATCATCGGTGTGCTGACGCTGACCGGCGCGGCATCGAGTTTCGCCGGCTTCATCCTCCAGGTCGGCGAAAAGAGCCTGTTTCTGTCGCTGGTACTGACGATGCTGGTCTGCCTCGTGCTCGGCATGGGCATCCCGACCATCCCGAACTACATCATTACCAGCGCGATCGCTGCGCCGGCGCTGCTGAAGCTCGGCGTGCCGCTGATCGTCTCGCACATGTTCGTGTTCTATTTCGGCATCATGGCGGATCTGACACCGCCGGTCGCGCTCGCCGCCTTCGCGGCCAGTTCGATCGCCAAGGAAGCGCCGCTGAAGATCGGCGTCAAGGCGGTGCAGGTGGCGATCGCCGGCTTCGTCGTGCCCTATATGGCCGTCTATGACAAAGCGCTGATGCTGCAGGGCGATCCAAGCTTGCCCGCGATCATTTGGGTCGTCTTCAAGGCGCTGGTCGCGATCGCGCTCTGGGGCGCAGCGGCGATCGGCTACCTCGCCGCGCCGCTTTCCACCTGGGAGCGCATCCTCGCCGCGGCGGGCGCCTTCCTGCTGGTCGCCGCGCTGCCGCTCACCGACGAGCTAGGGCTCGCGCTCGCCGCGCTGTTCGTCGTCCTGCACTGGCGACGCGTCAAAGTCGGCGCTGGCCAGACGGCAGCATGA
- a CDS encoding DUF1850 domain-containing protein: protein MTGLCLAAGLLIAPLGETVTVRWTHSIEKTRWEEDWRREGDGLRLVEARIRTTGAGMEMPAGARLEDGVWHYTPGLPPLPRVLLRHSPYVAPYEFCSAGACRTAAELLPGLPDQAVLELAPCR, encoded by the coding sequence ATGACCGGCCTGTGCCTCGCTGCCGGGCTCTTGATCGCGCCGCTCGGCGAGACGGTCACCGTGCGCTGGACGCATTCGATCGAGAAAACCCGCTGGGAGGAAGACTGGCGCCGGGAGGGTGACGGTTTGCGTCTCGTCGAGGCGCGCATCCGCACCACCGGCGCCGGGATGGAGATGCCGGCAGGCGCGCGGCTCGAGGACGGCGTCTGGCATTACACGCCGGGACTCCCACCCTTGCCGCGCGTGCTGCTACGCCATTCGCCCTATGTCGCGCCCTACGAATTCTGCAGCGCGGGAGCCTGCCGCACGGCCGCCGAGCTGCTGCCGGGCCTGCCGGATCAGGCCGTGCTGGAATTGGCGCCTTGCCGCTGA
- a CDS encoding MFS transporter translates to MSGKNRALAAGVRPREVWAWAMYDFANSGFTTVVITALFNAYFVAVVAGDAPWATFAWTAALSASYALIIVSAPLIGAIADQHAAKKRLLAISTLGCVSFTALLWFAQPGAVALAIVGVIAANFFFGTGENLIAAFLPELARPRALGRVSGWGWSLGYLGGLFTLGICLVYVTWSEAHGRGATDYVPASMLITAAIFLLASLPTFLLLKERAQPNLAARAILDAWREVWQTLQHVRRFADLARFLVCSLFYQAGIQAVIALAAIYATQAMGFGLKDTLLLIFVVNITAAIGAFFLGYLQDRLGHRRTIALTLSGWIVAILLLWAAKPGEATGLFWFAANLAGLCLGAAQSAGRALVGLLAPATRRAEFFGFWGLSVKLSSILGPLGYGLFTWVSGNDHRGALLLTGGYFVLGLMLLAGVDVTRGRRAALAAAAQDRAVQRG, encoded by the coding sequence ATGAGCGGGAAAAACCGCGCCCTGGCGGCCGGTGTGCGGCCCCGCGAGGTTTGGGCCTGGGCGATGTACGACTTCGCCAATTCCGGTTTCACGACGGTGGTGATCACCGCGCTGTTCAACGCCTATTTCGTCGCCGTCGTCGCCGGCGATGCCCCCTGGGCCACCTTCGCGTGGACCGCCGCGCTGTCCGCTTCCTATGCGCTGATCATCGTCAGCGCGCCCCTCATCGGCGCGATCGCCGACCAACATGCGGCAAAAAAACGCCTGCTGGCGATAAGCACCCTCGGCTGTGTGAGTTTCACCGCGCTACTGTGGTTTGCCCAGCCGGGTGCGGTTGCACTCGCGATCGTCGGCGTGATCGCGGCGAATTTCTTTTTCGGCACCGGCGAAAACCTGATCGCGGCGTTCCTGCCGGAACTCGCGCGCCCGCGCGCGCTTGGCCGCGTCTCCGGCTGGGGCTGGAGCCTCGGCTATCTCGGCGGGCTATTCACGCTCGGCATTTGTCTGGTCTATGTGACCTGGAGCGAGGCGCATGGCCGCGGCGCCACGGATTACGTGCCGGCCAGCATGCTGATCACCGCCGCCATCTTTCTGCTCGCCAGCCTGCCGACCTTCCTGCTGCTCAAAGAGCGCGCGCAACCGAATCTTGCTGCGCGGGCGATCCTCGATGCCTGGCGCGAGGTCTGGCAGACTTTGCAGCATGTGCGACGCTTTGCCGATCTGGCGCGCTTTTTGGTCTGCAGCCTGTTCTATCAGGCCGGCATCCAGGCGGTGATCGCGCTGGCGGCGATCTACGCGACGCAGGCGATGGGCTTCGGGCTCAAGGACACTTTGCTCTTGATCTTCGTCGTCAATATCACCGCGGCAATCGGCGCCTTCTTCCTCGGCTACCTGCAAGACCGCCTCGGCCATCGGCGTACGATCGCGCTGACGCTCTCCGGCTGGATCGTCGCGATCCTGCTTTTGTGGGCGGCCAAACCCGGCGAGGCCACCGGCTTGTTCTGGTTCGCCGCGAATCTCGCCGGACTGTGCCTGGGCGCCGCGCAATCGGCCGGCCGCGCGCTGGTCGGCCTCCTGGCACCGGCGACGCGACGGGCGGAGTTCTTCGGCTTCTGGGGCTTGTCGGTGAAGCTCTCGTCGATCCTCGGCCCGCTCGGCTACGGCCTGTTTACCTGGGTGAGCGGCAACGACCACCGTGGCGCCCTGCTGCTCACCGGCGGCTATTTCGTGCTCGGGCTGATGCTGCTGGCCGGCGTGGATGTGACGCGCGGCCGGCGCGCGGCGCTTGCCGCCGCGGCGCAGGACCGAGCCGTCCAGAGGGGCTGA
- a CDS encoding MBL fold metallo-hydrolase RNA specificity domain-containing protein has translation MNLTFLGAAREVTGSCYLLESAGSRFLVDCGLFQGGREAHAKNLRAFAFDPGAIDFVILSHAHIDHSGLLPRLTALGFKGPIFATPATCDLLGVMLPDAAHIQEKEAERENYRRFHTRKPGKNERAPLYTVEQAKSCLRRLRPVPYEQIFSPHASIECRFRDAGHILGSAIVEIWLMVGGTRRKIVFSGDLGQPARPLVRDPTPIEQADWLVVESTYGNRLHKSMPETEDELVEAVVETIERQRGNLIVPAFAVGRTQDMLYLLADLTRRGRIPKLEVYVDSPMATAATEITYKHMALLDDESRALMRRHGGAQWFRKLAFVDSVEESIALDKIRGGITILSASGMCEAGRIRYHLLAHLPRRDSAVLITGFQAEGTLGRRLVDGAKRVRIFGEEVPVHARLYTLGGLSAHADRNALLRWLGGFRTPPLQTFVVHGEATTALGFAALIQERLGWRAEAPQAGQRVELRA, from the coding sequence GTGAACCTCACATTCCTGGGCGCGGCGCGCGAGGTCACCGGCTCCTGTTATCTGCTGGAAAGCGCTGGGAGCCGCTTTCTTGTCGATTGCGGCCTGTTCCAGGGCGGGCGCGAGGCACACGCGAAGAACCTGCGCGCCTTCGCCTTCGATCCCGGCGCGATCGACTTCGTGATCCTTAGCCATGCGCACATCGATCATTCCGGGCTGTTACCCAGGCTTACCGCGCTCGGCTTCAAGGGGCCGATCTTTGCCACGCCCGCCACTTGCGACCTGCTCGGTGTGATGCTGCCCGATGCCGCGCATATCCAGGAAAAAGAGGCGGAGCGTGAGAATTACCGGCGCTTCCACACCCGCAAGCCGGGCAAGAACGAGCGAGCGCCGCTTTACACCGTCGAGCAGGCGAAAAGCTGCCTGCGGCGGCTTCGACCCGTGCCGTATGAGCAGATCTTCAGCCCTCATGCCTCGATCGAATGCCGTTTCCGCGATGCGGGCCACATCCTCGGCTCGGCGATCGTCGAAATTTGGCTGATGGTTGGCGGCACGCGGCGCAAGATCGTCTTCTCGGGCGATCTCGGCCAACCCGCGCGCCCCCTGGTGCGCGATCCGACACCGATCGAGCAGGCCGACTGGCTGGTGGTCGAATCGACTTACGGCAATCGGCTGCACAAGAGCATGCCGGAGACCGAGGATGAGTTGGTCGAGGCAGTCGTCGAAACCATCGAGCGTCAGCGGGGCAATTTGATCGTCCCGGCGTTCGCGGTCGGACGCACGCAGGACATGCTCTATCTGCTGGCCGACCTGACGCGCCGTGGTCGCATCCCCAAGCTCGAGGTCTATGTCGACTCGCCAATGGCCACGGCCGCGACCGAGATCACCTACAAGCACATGGCCCTGCTCGACGACGAATCCCGGGCGCTGATGCGCCGGCACGGCGGCGCGCAGTGGTTCCGCAAGCTCGCTTTCGTCGACAGCGTCGAGGAGTCGATCGCCCTCGACAAGATCAGGGGCGGCATCACGATCCTTTCGGCAAGCGGGATGTGCGAGGCCGGACGCATCCGTTATCACCTCCTGGCGCACTTGCCGCGGCGCGATTCGGCGGTGCTGATCACCGGCTTTCAGGCCGAGGGCACGCTCGGCCGCCGGCTGGTCGACGGTGCGAAACGGGTGCGCATCTTCGGCGAGGAGGTGCCGGTGCACGCGCGCCTTTACACCTTGGGCGGCTTGTCGGCCCATGCCGACCGCAATGCGCTGTTGCGCTGGCTGGGAGGTTTTCGCACGCCCCCGCTGCAAACCTTCGTCGTGCATGGCGAAGCGACGACTGCGCTGGGCTTTGCCGCGCTGATCCAGGAACGCCTCGGCTGGCGTGCCGAGGCGCCGCAAGCCGGCCAGCGCGTCGAGTTGCGCGCATGA
- the htpX gene encoding protease HtpX, with product MKRIILFLATNLAIVLVLSISMRLLGIAPYLQASGIDPGALLIFAAVMGFGGSLISLAMSKWSAKMAMGVQVIEAPANSTEFWLVETVRKQAEKAGIGMPEVGIYDSAEVNAFATGMNRDHALVAVSTGLLQQMTRQEAEAVLGHEISHVANGDMVTLALIQGVVNTFVMFLSRVIGHLVDRVVFKTERGQGPAFFITMIVAELVLGILASIIVMWFSRQREFRADRGGAQLAGRQNMIAALQRLAALHPAPLPDKMAAFGISGGIGSGIKRLFMTHPPLEERIAALQAQV from the coding sequence ATGAAACGAATCATTCTCTTCCTCGCCACCAACCTGGCCATCGTGCTCGTCCTGTCGATCTCGATGCGTCTGTTGGGCATCGCGCCCTACCTGCAGGCCAGCGGCATCGACCCCGGCGCCTTGCTCATCTTCGCCGCCGTGATGGGTTTCGGCGGTTCGCTGATCTCGCTGGCGATGTCGAAATGGTCGGCCAAGATGGCGATGGGCGTGCAGGTGATCGAGGCGCCGGCGAATTCGACCGAATTCTGGCTGGTCGAAACCGTCCGCAAACAGGCCGAGAAGGCCGGCATCGGCATGCCGGAAGTCGGCATCTACGATTCGGCCGAGGTGAATGCCTTCGCCACCGGGATGAATCGCGATCATGCGCTGGTCGCCGTCTCCACCGGTCTATTGCAGCAAATGACGCGCCAGGAAGCGGAGGCGGTGCTCGGCCATGAGATCAGCCACGTCGCCAACGGCGACATGGTGACGCTGGCGCTGATCCAGGGCGTGGTCAATACCTTCGTGATGTTCCTGTCGCGCGTGATCGGCCATCTCGTCGATCGTGTCGTGTTCAAGACCGAACGCGGCCAGGGGCCGGCTTTCTTCATCACGATGATCGTCGCCGAGCTGGTGCTGGGCATCCTCGCTTCGATCATCGTGATGTGGTTCTCGCGCCAGCGCGAATTCCGCGCCGACCGCGGCGGTGCCCAGCTCGCCGGCCGCCAGAACATGATCGCCGCATTGCAGCGCCTCGCCGCTCTGCATCCCGCGCCGCTGCCCGACAAGATGGCGGCCTTCGGGATCAGCGGCGGCATCGGCAGCGGCATCAAGCGCCTGTTCATGACCCACCCGCCGCTGGAAGAGCGCATCGCGGCGCTCCAAGCCCAAGTGTAA